One segment of Bacillus alkalisoli DNA contains the following:
- a CDS encoding alpha/beta-type small acid-soluble spore protein has product MPNQSSRNSSNQLVAPGAQAAIDQMKYEIASEFGVNLGADTTARANGSVGGEITKRLVQMAEQQLGGGSY; this is encoded by the coding sequence ATGCCAAACCAATCATCTAGAAATTCGTCAAATCAATTAGTAGCACCAGGAGCTCAAGCAGCTATCGACCAAATGAAGTACGAAATCGCTTCTGAATTTGGTGTAAACCTTGGTGCAGACACTACTGCACGTGCTAACGGTTCAGTAGGTGGAGAAATCACAAAGCGTTTAGTTCAAATGGCTGAACAACAATTAGGCGGCGGAAGCTACTAA